The nucleotide sequence GCATGGTCGTGTTTGTTCACTTAACTATAACTGAACacaaacacgaacatataatcaaaCACATTTTTTGTTCACGTTTGTTCATTAAGAAAATGGGcacgttcgtgttcgttcatttgaaacctaaatgaacacaaacaaacatacaTAGTTGAACAAACATAAACTAACACAAATGAATATAATTGCACAAACGTAAACGAACATAAATTAACATCAATtaacacaaacaaacaagtctaaaacatcacaattcaTCCAAAAACACATCCTAATTTGATGTTTAAATGTACATGATTCAATTACATATTTTTTTGTATAAATTGGTTATCAATTACGACACGTTTCATTGGAAAGCCCAATTAcaaattagttatatttatataattagttaGGAAACCCTTTTTACGTTTATATTTATGTAAATATAACTACTCATGCATTATGTAAACATAACCACTCAtgtatttatttaaaatttaatttaaacgaacaaacataaatgaacgaacaaaacgtgtgttcatgttctttcgtttaattaaatgaacaaaaaatttGTTCACGGGTTCATTTATTTAAATAAACCAACATAAACGAACTTTCCACCAaacagttcatgaacattcgttcatttacaggcctattGTTAACTATTAAATTGATCATAGTTAGATAAAAGTAACATTcaacatttttacaaaaaaaaaaaaaaaaaacaattatataACTTTAACCAACATAAGTTAACAAAATTACTATATAAAAAGGTTCAGAAGTGCTAGCATTTTAAACAGGTTTAGGAACTGAATATACAAAACTAGTTTACCGACTTTTTGGTGTACTTTTTACAAGTCAGCCGTAATCAACCAACACTAGGTTGAGGGACTTTTTCATAAAAAATAAGAAAGTATATGTACTGTTTTTATAGTATTCACCCTTATATTTACTAACTAGAAACAATAATAACACAGATACCTACTTGAACTTTGATGCTCAGATAATTGGTGGATGGCTTGCCAACCGGAGAATGGCCAAAAAGAAGTTGAAGAGCAAAAGGCTCAGATAACTCTTCTCCACAcatattattattttgtaaaaagcAATAAAGAAATTAAAAAGTTTGGTACAAGGTACAACTTACCTGGCTTGTTTCATCATGCACCTGATACTTTGGTAAAGACATTCTTCTTTCCTCCTGTCAACAAATCAATATATACGATCGATCAAACAAACAGCattaaaaaagttaacaaaatcatctaaaatacgaacaaaagaataaataaataaacaaaccaTGGACATCGCCTCATCGTCCCACACTAGGTAAACCTCATTTGTTGCTGGCTGAATAGCAGGAGCTTTATTTGCGATTACAGGCGGTGGTCCGATTGAAGGGCCGCCAGTATTGGGGCCAGAAGCGTAGGAATGTGAAGCTGTTACTCCACCTGCACAAAACACAATAAAAGActattataattaaaaaaaaagcaCAAATAATGATATGTTACCGAAGTTTAATTTGTAGATGAAGTACGGACCTTGGAAGCCTGGGGTGAGGTAGGCCCTGGGCATGTTGATATTATGCGGGTCCGTTGTGATCAAATCTGAAGGGGAGGGTAATGGAATGCTTGTAGGAGCAGAATACGGTGAAGTTTGAGAAGGCATGCCGTTAGTAGAGACAACAGGAAATAACGGTTGAGATACAGGAGAAGCAACAGGAAATGACGTTGGTAGCCCTGGTGGTGCAGTAGGAGGGCGCATGGTTTGAACCGGGAATAGGGGCTGCGGGACCATTCCTAAAGGCGCGGTAGGAGGGACTGAACCAACTGGATGCTGTGGGAACCATGGTTGCGGCGGGCGAGGTGGAGCTGGCCAACCAGCACGAGGGACAGCTAGTCCGGGATTGTATCTGCTTTAAATTCTCAAAGTCAGCATACATCACAATCACTCATTAAGTTCTATATAAACAATACACTCATAGTTCAGATACTGCAAGCTCTTATCACTCATAAAAAAATTTATTATACACTCACAATAACTTTATATAAACAACTTTTCTTCCCTTCATAATCTTAACCAATGAAACTGTGAATTAAAATATGTAGTGACTTTTGTTAGTCTTTGTATACATGATTTGTAGTTTCTCGATGATGATATATTTTTTGAAATAgttttttaacttttcaaacaaCAAAGTTTAGTTTTTTGTTAGTTACTTACATAGATGGCATTGTTGATGGAGGATATCCTGGTATGATTCCAACTTGGGAAGAAGGAACCTCCAATTTTCCAACTTTTGATGGATTATCATCTGCAAAAGATAAGAGTGATAGCAGATAGTCAACATTTATCCCAAAACAAATGAACAAATGAACGAAGATTTATCACTTTTTTGACTAAGCAAACTGATATAGACTAACCTACCATACTATACATGCCGTATCAGGACCTCGATCACTAAGGAAGATGGCAAGActatgtaatttttttcaaaCCTCAATCGGCCATCGACATATAATAACAAGAGCCACAAGCAATTTTCAGATCTAGAAAAAAATACTGACAGGTACATAAACTACATAACTATTAATTAGCTCTAAACAGAACAAGGTTGAGTGCTTCTAATATAATATTACTCCCATCAAATGAAATTGAACCATTTTGTCTATTTCACAACAGTAAAAAAAGCTACCGGTAAAGTCCTAAACACTAATAGTAATACCTTATTTTTGGGCGTTAATAAAATTGGCATCAATCTTCGATCCTCATAATTTTACAATGGGATAATAGAGACATAATAATGTACTTCACAATTTAGCAAAAAAAGGCCGCTTATATCAAAATTACCAGATATAGAGTAACATACAACTTTGCGAATCACACCAGCATATTTTTTAACCAGCATTACCTTACGCTTACTATGATTAGTGAAAACCAAGAGTTAGCTATTTTTGATAGTTTCACTGTGTAGCTAGAATTGGTGAAAATGTGATAGTATGTATATTGCTATTTTTACACATATATGAAATATCCTTCTATGCATCGGTATAGCAGATAATAAGCAAGGGACAATAGAGGATAACATATTATGATACAGAAGAAGTAAATAAGAAGAGGAAATTACATACCTTCCTCTCCATAATGAGCTGCCAAGACATCAGGTGGGATCCCCTGCATGCCATAAATTTCAATATCTGTTGATTCTCTTCCATCTTTAGCATTTGGAACCCTGTATGAGATGTGATTTATATATATGAGAATTATGTTTCAATCAAATGCTCAaaagcaataataaaaaaaaaaataagaatgaAGGTCATAGGTGTTGGTGTGGAGGCTTCACAAAAGGGCAGTTGGTTTTATTTCCAACCAAATTAGGGTAAATGGCAGGTTGCCATATTTACGGTTTCTTGTCTAAAAAGTTTGCAACCCTAATCCTAGTTTTATAAATAGATGTCTTAGGTACTTGTAATCCTCCCATGACCTCCAAAGTAACAAGAACGTCTCGTGTATTATATGTTTTGTGTCCGTATGCTAGTTACAGCCGTGGACGTATGTGAGTTTAGACCGAACCACGTATATCCACGTGTATTGTATGTTTTGCTGCTACCGTCAACAGCCTTTGGTCGCTGGTCAACGCGGTAGTCAAAGTGGACAAACCTGGTCAGATGCAGATCAAACAGTAGCAATTTCACTGCTACTGCGTTTTTCTGTTTTCTTTCTCAACCGTGATACTTGCCCAACAAGTAGATCCGACTACCATTTGCGAAAAGTGTGTCCTACAACATTATCACAGATAGACCGAGCTCGCCTTGTGTGAAGATGCTAGCAGCGAATGGTGAACTTCCAGATCTGAAAAAAAGTGGAAGTCGGGTCTAGTCCAGTGCGTATTGTACTATTGTATGAAGAAAAAATGTTACCTTTCAGGTTCAAAAAGAGCAGACAAGAAAGGATCACGTTATGTTTTAAGACTTATTATCAGAGAATAGAACAGAAGTTCAGTAGAAACTGGAAGCTCAAAAGATATTCGTGACAGTGGGAATGTTGAGGTTGAAGATGTTCCACCGCCCCCTGGTCCAGCTCCAGATCTAGATCCATTTCCACAGTGGGTCAAAAGATCAAGCAGAGATCAGCGGGTCAGGAGATCCAGCACAAATGAGTAGTTCCGGAGGTCCAGTAGAGATCAGCGGGTCCAGTAGAGATCAGCGAGTCGAAAAATCCAGTACAAATCAGTGGGTCAGAAGATCTAGAAAAGAAATCGGTGAACCCGTGTTGTTCAGAAGCCGCCAAAGTAAAAGATTTGTTACACTGGGAGCAAGCTATGAAAGAAGAGAAGGGGACAGGGGTCACTAGAAAAGAGCAGAACTAAAATTCTAGCAGTCACCAGCATATATGTTGACAAAGGTCGTGACAGGTTATGAGTTGAAGCTAAGTGGAGCTTCAACTGGCTTAAGTAATAATCGTTGAGGAGGCGTTGCAACAGAAGTACAAGACAAGACAGAGTGCGGTTTGAAGTTTGTCAAAGCCTCCAAGTGGTAGATTGTTGGGTGTGGAGGCTTCGCAAAAAAGCAGAGAACCATAAATTGCATAAGGCAGTCGACCCTAATTCCAACCGTATTGGGAATTTGGGTAAATGGCAGGTTGCCATATGTTTACGATTTCTTGTCTAGAAAGTTTGTAACCCTAATCCTAGTATTATAAATAGATGTCTAGGTACATCTAATTCTCCATCACCTCCAAAGTAATATGTCTCTCTAGTTACAATCGTGGACGTTGGTCGGTTTAGACAGAACCACGTATATATCCTCGTCTcatttattttctgttttgtgTTCCGTGATTTCTGTTCTACTACTACCGCCGACACCAGCCTTCTGCCGCGGTCAAACCTGCTCAAACGCAGGTCAAATGGTAGCAGTCTCGTTGCTGCTGCGTTTTGCTGTTTTCTTTTCTTATAGGCAGCTGTGACACTCGCCCAATAAGAAGCTATCAAGAAACAAAACGAT is from Helianthus annuus cultivar XRQ/B chromosome 9, HanXRQr2.0-SUNRISE, whole genome shotgun sequence and encodes:
- the LOC110878573 gene encoding protein SUPPRESSOR OF FRI 4 isoform X1, with the translated sequence MGKKKKRVSSDVWCYYCDREFDDEKILVQHQKAKHFKCHVCHKKLSTAGGMAIHVLQVHKETVSKVPNAKDGRESTDIEIYGMQGIPPDVLAAHYGEEDDNPSKVGKLEVPSSQVGIIPGYPPSTMPSIRYNPGLAVPRAGWPAPPRPPQPWFPQHPVGSVPPTAPLGMVPQPLFPVQTMRPPTAPPGLPTSFPVASPVSQPLFPVVSTNGMPSQTSPYSAPTSIPLPSPSDLITTDPHNINMPRAYLTPGFQGGVTASHSYASGPNTGGPSIGPPPVIANKAPAIQPATNEVYLVWDDEAMSMEERRMSLPKYQVHDETSQMSSIDAAIDRRISEGRLAGRMAF
- the LOC110878573 gene encoding protein SUPPRESSOR OF FRI 4 isoform X2 is translated as MGKKKKRVSSDVWCYYCDREFDDEKILVQHQKAKHFKCHVCHKKLSTAGGMAIHVLQVHKETVSKVPNAKDGRESTDIEIYGMQGIPPDVLAAHYGEEDDNPSKVGKLEVPSSQVGIIPGYPPSTMPSIYNPGLAVPRAGWPAPPRPPQPWFPQHPVGSVPPTAPLGMVPQPLFPVQTMRPPTAPPGLPTSFPVASPVSQPLFPVVSTNGMPSQTSPYSAPTSIPLPSPSDLITTDPHNINMPRAYLTPGFQGGVTASHSYASGPNTGGPSIGPPPVIANKAPAIQPATNEVYLVWDDEAMSMEERRMSLPKYQVHDETSQMSSIDAAIDRRISEGRLAGRMAF